The Oxalobacteraceae bacterium OTU3CINTB1 genome includes a window with the following:
- a CDS encoding TonB family protein yields the protein MSSATLSVNDAYQTDQVDAVALSAGFATSYLNAAAAKPAGWLRSPGAAGTVLVHGAALLAIWSFSSAVVKPAVTPPVVELIRLQPEPKKELAPPKPEPVKEKPVQLAPPKPVAQPLPTPKTVETSAEKAETYTPPAPPVQAAPIGPVTPVAPAPPQPPAPAPVAAAPRQISTEGIPTDYVNQVYSRINSNADYPREAKMRRQQGKVGYRLTLNPQGALISFDIQPSGVEALDEAARDAIRRAAPFPRLPDLGGSTYLLAGNIVFKIN from the coding sequence ATGTCTAGCGCCACACTGTCAGTTAATGACGCATACCAGACCGACCAGGTTGACGCAGTAGCGTTGAGTGCTGGATTCGCCACTTCCTACCTGAACGCAGCAGCGGCCAAACCGGCCGGCTGGCTGCGCAGCCCCGGCGCCGCCGGCACGGTGCTGGTGCATGGTGCGGCGCTGCTGGCCATCTGGAGCTTCTCCAGCGCTGTCGTTAAACCTGCGGTGACGCCGCCGGTGGTGGAGTTGATCCGATTGCAGCCGGAGCCCAAGAAAGAACTGGCGCCGCCAAAACCGGAGCCGGTGAAGGAAAAACCGGTGCAACTGGCGCCGCCCAAACCGGTGGCCCAGCCCTTGCCCACGCCGAAGACGGTGGAGACTTCGGCCGAGAAAGCCGAGACCTACACGCCGCCCGCGCCGCCGGTACAGGCAGCGCCCATCGGGCCGGTGACGCCCGTGGCGCCGGCGCCGCCGCAGCCGCCAGCTCCCGCGCCGGTTGCCGCCGCGCCCAGGCAAATCAGCACCGAAGGCATTCCGACCGATTATGTGAACCAGGTCTACTCCCGTATCAACAGCAATGCCGATTATCCGCGCGAAGCGAAGATGCGCCGCCAGCAGGGCAAGGTCGGCTACCGCCTGACCCTCAACCCGCAGGGCGCGCTGATCTCCTTCGATATCCAGCCGTCCGGCGTGGAAGCGCTGGACGAGGCGGCGCGTGACGCGATTCGGCGCG
- a CDS encoding class II aldolase/adducin family protein — protein MSSSSPLYSAPLSRPHLRQVGKNTPRPAIYAAPRDANGAIIFAEPPPPPTIEAQRQYRKERLAVSFRLFARYGYDMGGAGHITARDPEFPDHFWVNPAGVYFGHIRVSDLILVSHDGKVVEGDGLLNRAAFAIHSELHKARPDVIAAAHSHGLYGKAFAAQGRLLDPLTQDSCAFYQDHAIFSDFSGVVLDSSEGERIAATLGPRKAVILQNHGLLTVGASVESAVWRYIAFENAAQAQLLSEAAGPTKPIPHEVALHTAGQIGSDAGGWFSFQPLWDVITREEPDLFD, from the coding sequence ATGAGCAGCTCCTCACCACTTTACTCGGCGCCCCTGTCGCGGCCACACCTGCGCCAAGTCGGCAAGAACACGCCGCGTCCGGCGATCTACGCCGCGCCGCGCGACGCCAATGGCGCCATCATCTTCGCCGAGCCACCACCGCCGCCGACTATCGAAGCCCAGCGCCAATATCGCAAAGAGCGCCTGGCCGTCTCCTTCCGCCTGTTTGCGCGCTATGGCTACGACATGGGCGGGGCGGGGCACATCACCGCGCGCGATCCTGAATTCCCGGACCATTTCTGGGTCAATCCGGCCGGCGTCTATTTCGGCCACATTCGCGTATCGGACCTGATCCTGGTCAGCCACGACGGCAAGGTCGTCGAAGGCGATGGTCTCCTGAACCGCGCCGCGTTCGCGATCCACTCGGAGCTGCACAAGGCGCGGCCGGACGTCATCGCCGCGGCCCATTCGCATGGCTTGTATGGCAAGGCGTTCGCTGCCCAAGGCAGGCTACTCGACCCGCTGACCCAGGACTCCTGCGCTTTCTACCAGGACCACGCGATCTTCTCGGACTTCAGCGGCGTGGTGCTCGATTCGAGCGAGGGCGAACGCATCGCCGCTACTTTGGGGCCGCGCAAAGCGGTGATCCTGCAGAACCACGGCCTGCTGACTGTAGGCGCGTCGGTGGAGTCGGCGGTGTGGCGCTACATCGCCTTCGAAAACGCCGCCCAGGCGCAGTTGCTGTCCGAGGCGGCCGGTCCGACCAAGCCGATTCCGCACGAGGTGGCGTTGCACACGGCCGGCCAGATCGGCTCCGACGCCGGCGGCTGGTTCAGCTTCCAGCCGTTATGGGACGTGATCACGCGCGAAGAGCCCGACCTGTTCGACTAA